In Thermosphaera sp., the sequence GGAATCTTAATATAGATGTTCAATTTGAAGTAGTAGAACGTTCAAACCCGGTTTACGTAGACGAGAATCATCCCTATTTAACAATGCTCTCTAAAGCGATTAAAGAAACACTAAATGTCGAGCCCTCCAAAAGCATTTGTGTGGGGGGACTGGACTTAAAGTACTATCTAGCTAAAGGAATTCCTGCTGTTGCATATGGTCCAGGAGAAGTATCGATGGCTCATAAGGCTAACGAATACGTTTCACTTCAAAACCTCTATGATATTATAAAAGTCTACATTAAACTTATTGATCTTTTTTCTGATATCTAACCCGCAATACTTGTGAGGTATTCAAGTTGAAATTTTTTCAGGAATTCAAGAATTATTACACAATTAAGATGAGCTCAGTATTCAAAGCTATTTTATTTCTTGAAGACTTCAAGGAGGAGGCTGAATGCGATCGTTTATACGCTGAATTTATCGGTAGTAAACTAGTTGTGAACCCTGAAAAATGTAACTCAGAAGTGTTCGAGGCTTTGAATCATTATTCCAATCAATATGAAATACAAGCTGAAACTGGTAGAGTATTCGGTGAAATAGAAAGATTTTATTGGAAGATCGTCGAGCTCTATGCGGAGGGTCTTAGGCCTGTTTTGAGAAAAGAGCTCTTTAAATCCCCTGGGTCGAAAATAGAGTATTTTCTCTTGGTAAGTCCCCTAGGAGATGGGGTTTTACTTGAAGGAGAGATGGGAAAAGTAAAAATACCTTGGATAGAGTCTTTTTTCACTGCTCACACTCATCCTGAAGAGACTCTTACTCCGAGTTTCACTGACTTAGAAACTATTGTTAAATCTCTAACTCTTCGAAGTGTTGGACACTCAATAGAAGGGTATTCTCGAGGGATGGTTATTTTTAGGATAAAGCCGCTTACAGTTGAACAACTTTTTTACCTCAAAAATGTTAAAAGAGGTGATCTATTATCTTTTATTGAAAGACTCAATCGTGTCGATTCAATAAGGATTACGTATCTTTGATCGATGGAGCGGTTCCATATGCCGTTTCGAATATTTATTGCAAATAGGGGAGAGATAGCCATAAGGATCGCGAAGACCGCTTGGGAGCACGGCTTTATCCCTATCGGTATATACACGAAAGAGGATGAGCATTCTCTTCATAGGAGATATTTGAAAGACGATAGGGAAGTCTCCAGCTATCTCGACATAGAGGAGGTGGTTGATGCTGCAGTTGAGTTAGGCTCTGACGCAGTGCATCCCGGGTATGGATTTCTAAGCGAAAACCCAGAGTTTGCAAGAGAGGTTATAAGACGTAATATTTTATTTATAGGTCCATCACCCACTGCTATGGAGCTCTCGGGGGATAAATTGAAGGCTAAAGAGGTTGCAAAAAAGATTGGGATTCCAACCTTGCCATGGATCATTGTTAAAGATGAAAAGGACATTGAGGAATTCGCACGAGAGCACGGCTATCCAGTTTTATTAAAAGCGGTGGGTGGCGGAGGTGGTAAAGGCATTAGACTTGTACGTGAGGGAGATGACCTAGGAAAAGCTATTGAGGCAGCTTCTAAAGAGGCTATGAAAGCTTTTAACGACCCCAGGGTTTATGCTGAGCCATTTCTACAGAATGTCAAGCATATCGAAGTTCAGATCATTGGCGATGGTGAGAACATAGTTCATCTTTATGAAAGAGAGTGTAGTGTTCAGAGACGTTTCCAGAAGATAATTGAAGAGGCCCCAAGCCCCTTCTTAAATGGGGAGGAAAGGAACGTTATCACCAGCCATGCGGTAGAGTTGGGGAAAGCCATAAAATACAGTAATGCTGGAACGGTTGAAATGTTATTTGACGTCTCAACTAGGAGGCATTATTTCATGGAGATTAATGCAAGGCTCCAAGTCGAACATCCGGTAACGGAGATGATAACGGGGCTTGATATTGTGTTAAAACAAATAGAGGTAACCATGTACAAGGTCCTGGACTTGAAGCAACACAACATCTCATTTCGAGGACATGCAATTGAAGCTAGAATATACGCGGAGAATCCTGTTTTCGAGGAACCGGCAGTGGGCGTTGTTAAGAACTACAAAGAGCCTTCAGGACCTGGAATCCGGGTTGATTCATCCATTGAAGCTGGTTCGAAAGTGACAACTGATTTCGATCCAATGATAGCAAAGATAATTGCTTGGGGTCCTGACAGGAGGATGGCGTTGCTAAGGCTTGAAAGAGGGCTAAAAGAGTTCGTAATAGACGGATTGATCACTAATATTCCTCTATTAAGAGAAATCATTAGGCACGAAGCCTTTGTCAAAGGTGTTTATACTACAAAATTCTATTATGAAAATATTGAAAACTTCCGGAGGGAGATATCAAAGAAAATCCGAAGCGAGGCACTAATTATTACAGGGCTTACGGAATTTGCTGGTAAGGATGTGACTAAGTGGCTAGAGACTTCAAAGAAGCATTTGCAAGCCCATGAAGAGAGCATAGTTAATTTGAAAAGAAAGGCCTGGTATTACTACATATCGACTAGAGATAAACTTAGAAGGAAATGATGGCGGTCCTCTTAAAGTGTTCAATTAGTATGCACGAATATATTCGAATATTTACGTAATTTTTATTAATCCTCATCGTTATTTTCTCACATGAATTAAGATTAAGATAGAGATGATATCCGATGAGCGATAAATCAACTCGATTCGTTCTATGGCTAGACGAAGTAAGAAAAGAAGACGTTCCTCTTGTAGGAGGAAAAAATGCTAACCTTGGAGAGATGATAGCTGCCGGAATACCGGTTCCCCCAGGTTATGCCGTAACAGCCTATGCTTTCAAGTATTTTCTCGATAAGACAGGTCTAGGAGAGAAGATATACTCTATGCTTAGGCAACTAGATGTTAACAATACTAAGGCTCTAGAAGAAACCACGTCGAAGATTCGTGAAATGATAATGAATGAACCCATGCCGAAGGAGGTTGAGGAAGAAATAAAGAAGGCTCACAGGAGGCTTGCGGAGAGGCTGAACATGCCGGTCGAGGCTGTTAGAGTTGCTGTAAGAAGCAGCGCAACCGCGGAAGACATGCCCGAGGCGAGCTTCGCCGGACAACAAGATACCTATTTGAACGTATATGGCGAGGACAAAGTAGTTTACTACGTTAAGAGATGCTGGGCAAGCTTGTTCACGGCTAGGGCAACATTCTATCGTGTCGCACAAGGGATTCCCCACGAAAGGACCTTGATGAGCGTTACTGTGCAGAAAATGGTCAACAGCAGAGCAGCCGGAGTCATGTTTACTCTCCATCCGGTAACCGGCGACGAGAAAGTAGCCGTGATCGAAGGGAGCTGGGGATTAGGTGAGTCAGTCGTAGGTGGTAAGGTAACCCCGGATGAGTGGGTTGTAAACAAGGACACAATGGAAATAATCGAAGAAAAGATCAATAAGAAAATATTCATGATAACATTTGACCCTGCAAAAGGAAAGAACGTTCACCTCAAATGGGATGATAAGTTAGGGAAGTGGGTGGCTGAAGAAGGAGAGACTGAGGCTCCACTTGCAAAGATAGCTCATCCAGACAAGCCTGCGTTGGATAAGAAAGAAGTGTTAAAGCTAGCTGAACTAGCCAAGTTGATTCAGAAACACTACAATAGACACATGGACATAGAATGGGCCGTGGACAGCGATCTACCCTTCCCGCAGAATGTCTTTATTGTTCAAGCCCGTCCAGAAACCGTTTGGAGCTTAAAGAAGGCTAAGGAGGAGAAGAAAGTCGAAGTCAAGGGCAAAACGGTGAAGCTGGGTGAAGCGAAAGTACTTATTAGGGGATTACCGGCAAGCCCCGGCGTTGGAGCGGGAGTAGCCAAAGTCATCCTTGACCCCAAGAGCAAGGAGGCAATGGAGTTCAAGGAAGGTGAAGTCTTAATTACTAAAATGACTGACCCTGACTGGGTTCCCTTGATGAAAAAAGCCGCAGCCATCGTTACTGATGAAGGAGGCATGACGAGTCATGCCGCAATCGTCAGCAGGGAACTCGGTATCCCATGTATCGTGGGCACAGGAGGAGCCACTCAAGCGATACCCAGCGGCATAGACGTAACCGTGGATGGCGGGAGAGGAGTAGTGTATGAAGGCATAGTGGAAGAGCTGGTTAAGCCCAAGGCAGAAGTTGCTCCTCAGGTATCAGGTGTTGCAGCTGTAGGGATAAGTTCCGAGCAACTTCTACCACTCTACCCAGTAACAGCTACAAAGATTTACATGAACTTGGGTGAACCAGACGCGATAGAAAAGTATAAGGATCTTCCATTCGACGGTATTGGATTAATGAGGATTGAATTCATTATCACCGACTGGGTCCAATACCACCCATTGTACTTAATTGAGATTGGTAAGCCTGAAGAATTCGTGAACAAGCTTGCAGAGGGAATAGCGAAGGTTGCCCAAGTCATATATCCGAGGCCAGTTGTTGTCAGATTCAGCGACTTCAAGACGAATGAATACAGGGGACTAAAGGGCGGAGAGAAGTACGAGCCAGACGAGAGAAACCCGATGATTGGGTGGAGAGGCGTTAGCAGATATATTCATCCAAAGTATGAGCCTGGATTTAGGCTCGAAGTTAGAGCTATTAAGAAGGTTAGAGAAGAATTCGGGTTAACTAATGTCTGGGTGATGTTCCCGTTTGTGAGGACGACTTGGGAGCTTGAGAGAGCAATTGCAATAATGGAGGACGAGGGATTAAAGAGGAGCAAGGACTTCAAGGTTTGGGCAATGGCTGAAGTGCCCAGCATAGCATTACTTGCAGACAAGTTTGCAGAATACGTTGATGGATTCAGTATTGGTAGCAACGACCTCACACAGTTGGTTCTTGGAGCAGACAGAGACAGCAATATCCTCGCAGAGATGGGATACTTTGACGAGAGAGACCCCGCCGTTCTTGAGGCCATAAGAATGATCATTGAAAAGGCACACAGCAAGGGAGCGACAGTCAGTATATGCGGGCAAGCCCCGAGTGTATACCCAGAAATTGTCGAATTCCTAGTGGAAGCTGGAATAGACAGCATGAGCGTTAACCCTGACGCAGTCATATCGACAAGGAGATTAGTGGCGAGCATTGAAAGAAAAATCCTGCTAAAGCGCCTTGAAAACGTGATGAATAAGCTTAACCAATTCCAATACTAATTTTTTTAAAAAACATTAGATTTCGAAACATATTTTTAATGGAGTCCTTAATCAATAATTACTGGTGTTAGGCATGCCGAGAAAAATAGTGATCTTAGGTGCTAGTGGAAGAGACTTCCACAATTTTAACACGTTCTATAGAGATAACCCAGACTATGAGGTCGTGGCTTTTCTCCAAACCCAAATTCCAGGAATAAGTGGGAGAAGATATCCACCAAGTCTCGCTGGACCCCGATATCCAGATGGAATACCCATCTTGAGCATGAATTATTTAGAGAATATTTCAAAGACCCATGGAGTTGAAGAGGCAGTTCTCTCTTTCAGCGATTTGACTTATGAGGAACTAGGTGGAATTGTTTCCAGAGTGGTGGGTGCAGGATTATCGTTCAAGATTCTGGGACCAATGGATACGATGCTGGAAAGCATTAAGCCAGTCATCGCTGTTACGGGGGTAAAAACTGGTGCTGGCAAAAGCATGGTTTCTAGAGAGTTCGCTCTTGAAATGAGAAAGAGAGGTCTCAAGGTAGGCGTAGTTAGACACCCGATGCCGTATGGTGATTTAGAAAAGTCTGCCGTTCAAGTTTTTCACGATTTCAGCGACCTGGACAAGTATGAGGCGACGATAGAGGAGAGAGAAGAGTATGAGCATTACTTGAAAATAGGTTTTTCCGTGTACGCGGGTGTTGATTACGGGAAGATACTGAGGATTATGGAGATGGAGAATGATATAATACTTTGGGATGGAGGAAATAACGACTGGCCCTTCTATAAGCCGGACTTCATGGTCACGGTTGCTGATGCCATGAGACCCGGGATAGAAGTATCATCATTTCCAGGGGAAATCAATTTGAGAATGGCTGATGGAGTAATAATTAATAAAGCGGACCAGGCTAAACCCGGGGCAATTTTGAAAATAAAGGAAAACATATCTTCAAGGAACAAGGATGCTCTTATAAGTGTTGCGGAGAGCGAAGTAGTTGTCGACAAGCCCGACTTGATATCTGGAAAGAAAGTACTCGTGGTTGAAGACTCTCCAACAGTCACGCATGGCGGTGCTAGGTATGCGGCAGGCTACGTCGCAGCAGTGAAATATGGTGGCGAACCAGTCGATCCCAGGCCATTCGCTACAAACTTCTTCAAGAAAATGTTCGAGGAATACCCGCACATGGGACCGGTTCTTCCAAGCACTGGATACAGGCCAGATCAATTGAAAGAGTTGGAGGAAACGATAAATAAGGCTCCGGTGGACACGGTCGTCTTGGGGACTCCTTCAGATATCACCAGGTTGATTAGGATAAATAAACCGGTTGTTAGGGTAGAATTTAGGTTGAAAATAATTGAAGGACCTGACGTAAAAGACTATGTCGAAATGTTCTTAGAGAAGGCATCTAAGAAGATAGTTTAGTGTTTTTTCAAAATCGCTAACACGCCAACTCCTATGCCAACGATGACTAGTCCCATTATAAGTAACAACTCTGTTTTAAGTCCTTCGTTCACTTTTGAAGGTGGCGTGTGATACTCAATGGTTGTCTGAGTGGGTGTGTAAGTTGTGGGCTCACTGGTCGTACTTGTTGTAGTGGTCAAGGTTGTTATCGACGTTGTAGTTGTTTCAGAATTAAAGGTGGTAGTGACAGTGGTTGTTGTAGTTGGGGACGTTGTCTCAATACTTGTTGTCGTAGTCGTAGACGTTGCAGTTGCACTTGTGGTAGTCGTAGTCTGAGAAGTAGCCGACGTAGTGGTTTTCGTTGTTGTAGTGGTTGTAGTTGTGGTAGGGGTTGGAGATGTTAAAGATATGGGTTCGTATAAGGATATCTCTCCCTCGATCCCGTAATGAGCTAATGCTAGATTGTCGCTTGGATAAAGCACTGTTGCATTATATGGGTCACCGGTCGTAAAGTAGACGTAGAAATCAGTAGCGTTGGTTTCAACTCGGTAATTATCGGTAGGGTTAATGTTGAACATGATGGTGGAATTAGGAGGCAGCCTGGCTACTATGTAAACGTCTACGCCTCCTACTGTGTACCTTATTCTTATAGGTAGTTCAACGGGATTTCCATAAACGTCTAATTTACTATTAACCACAATGTATGCCGTTGCGTTGAAGATCGAAACTTCTAGTGCCCCATTCTCTATCATTACGGGGGCGAACTCGTAGGTCTGATTCGGATACAGTATTAACCACATATACTGGTACTTGGAAACACACACAGCTCCTTCCTGGCAGTTTGAAGCACTGTATAATGGTGCTCCAGCACCGCCGGAAATTATCCAGTCTGTTTCATTGAATCGGTAGTAAGCCCAACCGTGCCAGTGAGCTTGGATGACAAGAGGTGGCCAACCGTGGATGCTCGCCCACTGGTGTATGGAGGCGTTCTTATCTGCTTGAATATTATGATTTACTAAGGGGTAGACCGGCCTATGCATCAACAGGATTATTTTACGCCCATTCAAGTCGGCTACTGCCTGGTCAAGCTGGTTGTTCCAAGAATAGATATCGCTCTCAGTGTCGAGCAGAGCTAATCTCCAACCTGGAATGGCGTCTATTATTGAATACTCGGGTCCAATATATTGTCTCCAATAGTTTCTACAGAGAGTTGGATTGTACACTAGTTCGTGGTTCCCTAGTAGGAACCAAAGGTTTTCCAATCTCGTCGAATTCATTATTTCATAAAAAACTGCATACTGAGACTCGTACCCATATCCAACATGATCCCCCAATCCTATTGTAGCTAAGAGGTTCAACG encodes:
- a CDS encoding biotin carboxylase N-terminal domain-containing protein; amino-acid sequence: MPFRIFIANRGEIAIRIAKTAWEHGFIPIGIYTKEDEHSLHRRYLKDDREVSSYLDIEEVVDAAVELGSDAVHPGYGFLSENPEFAREVIRRNILFIGPSPTAMELSGDKLKAKEVAKKIGIPTLPWIIVKDEKDIEEFAREHGYPVLLKAVGGGGGKGIRLVREGDDLGKAIEAASKEAMKAFNDPRVYAEPFLQNVKHIEVQIIGDGENIVHLYERECSVQRRFQKIIEEAPSPFLNGEERNVITSHAVELGKAIKYSNAGTVEMLFDVSTRRHYFMEINARLQVEHPVTEMITGLDIVLKQIEVTMYKVLDLKQHNISFRGHAIEARIYAENPVFEEPAVGVVKNYKEPSGPGIRVDSSIEAGSKVTTDFDPMIAKIIAWGPDRRMALLRLERGLKEFVIDGLITNIPLLREIIRHEAFVKGVYTTKFYYENIENFRREISKKIRSEALIITGLTEFAGKDVTKWLETSKKHLQAHEESIVNLKRKAWYYYISTRDKLRRK
- the ppsA gene encoding phosphoenolpyruvate synthase — its product is MSDKSTRFVLWLDEVRKEDVPLVGGKNANLGEMIAAGIPVPPGYAVTAYAFKYFLDKTGLGEKIYSMLRQLDVNNTKALEETTSKIREMIMNEPMPKEVEEEIKKAHRRLAERLNMPVEAVRVAVRSSATAEDMPEASFAGQQDTYLNVYGEDKVVYYVKRCWASLFTARATFYRVAQGIPHERTLMSVTVQKMVNSRAAGVMFTLHPVTGDEKVAVIEGSWGLGESVVGGKVTPDEWVVNKDTMEIIEEKINKKIFMITFDPAKGKNVHLKWDDKLGKWVAEEGETEAPLAKIAHPDKPALDKKEVLKLAELAKLIQKHYNRHMDIEWAVDSDLPFPQNVFIVQARPETVWSLKKAKEEKKVEVKGKTVKLGEAKVLIRGLPASPGVGAGVAKVILDPKSKEAMEFKEGEVLITKMTDPDWVPLMKKAAAIVTDEGGMTSHAAIVSRELGIPCIVGTGGATQAIPSGIDVTVDGGRGVVYEGIVEELVKPKAEVAPQVSGVAAVGISSEQLLPLYPVTATKIYMNLGEPDAIEKYKDLPFDGIGLMRIEFIITDWVQYHPLYLIEIGKPEEFVNKLAEGIAKVAQVIYPRPVVVRFSDFKTNEYRGLKGGEKYEPDERNPMIGWRGVSRYIHPKYEPGFRLEVRAIKKVREEFGLTNVWVMFPFVRTTWELERAIAIMEDEGLKRSKDFKVWAMAEVPSIALLADKFAEYVDGFSIGSNDLTQLVLGADRDSNILAEMGYFDERDPAVLEAIRMIIEKAHSKGATVSICGQAPSVYPEIVEFLVEAGIDSMSVNPDAVISTRRLVASIERKILLKRLENVMNKLNQFQY
- a CDS encoding cyclic 2,3-diphosphoglycerate synthase, which codes for MPRKIVILGASGRDFHNFNTFYRDNPDYEVVAFLQTQIPGISGRRYPPSLAGPRYPDGIPILSMNYLENISKTHGVEEAVLSFSDLTYEELGGIVSRVVGAGLSFKILGPMDTMLESIKPVIAVTGVKTGAGKSMVSREFALEMRKRGLKVGVVRHPMPYGDLEKSAVQVFHDFSDLDKYEATIEEREEYEHYLKIGFSVYAGVDYGKILRIMEMENDIILWDGGNNDWPFYKPDFMVTVADAMRPGIEVSSFPGEINLRMADGVIINKADQAKPGAILKIKENISSRNKDALISVAESEVVVDKPDLISGKKVLVVEDSPTVTHGGARYAAGYVAAVKYGGEPVDPRPFATNFFKKMFEEYPHMGPVLPSTGYRPDQLKELEETINKAPVDTVVLGTPSDITRLIRINKPVVRVEFRLKIIEGPDVKDYVEMFLEKASKKIV
- a CDS encoding metallophosphoesterase, encoding MKIETTIIFLLIGVAFIATTFLLQRVESAPPIPLMQQREKPIPQNLPWYPMLIFGDNRNSNVYSAYPPPIFYYFVGEMDALNLLATIGLGDHVGYGYESQYAVFYEIMNSTRLENLWFLLGNHELVYNPTLCRNYWRQYIGPEYSIIDAIPGWRLALLDTESDIYSWNNQLDQAVADLNGRKIILLMHRPVYPLVNHNIQADKNASIHQWASIHGWPPLVIQAHWHGWAYYRFNETDWIISGGAGAPLYSASNCQEGAVCVSKYQYMWLILYPNQTYEFAPVMIENGALEVSIFNATAYIVVNSKLDVYGNPVELPIRIRYTVGGVDVYIVARLPPNSTIMFNINPTDNYRVETNATDFYVYFTTGDPYNATVLYPSDNLALAHYGIEGEISLYEPISLTSPTPTTTTTTTTTKTTTSATSQTTTTTSATATSTTTTTSIETTSPTTTTTVTTTFNSETTTTSITTLTTTTSTTSEPTTYTPTQTTIEYHTPPSKVNEGLKTELLLIMGLVIVGIGVGVLAILKKH